The following proteins come from a genomic window of Terriglobia bacterium:
- a CDS encoding DUF4292 domain-containing protein, whose product MKTIGSKFRFLIAIVLLVQAGCLSRKVVIPQDQRLLPAKSATKEELYQGLIERSKQIQTLKGTMTLDVSGGGSQSGVLTEYRQTSGYLFVERPKNIRIKVLAPLVLSTIADIVGNGREYRASIPLKNQWIEGDVNVHVNSKSPIANLRPQHFLDGLFVDITPYVNKPFIKYSFNEQTENRHSYYVFTFTDFSGDGAEAHTLEKLWIDRSVDMEVSRKQIFGADGKIETDVEYSNYEKEGEVRFPQTVVIMRPVEDYTLKLTFQKTTVNDKLPDNTFDLQRPEGSEVVQLAQ is encoded by the coding sequence GTGAAGACTATCGGTTCAAAGTTTCGGTTTTTGATCGCCATTGTTTTGCTGGTTCAGGCAGGTTGTCTCTCCCGTAAGGTCGTCATACCGCAGGATCAACGGCTGCTTCCGGCGAAATCAGCCACTAAAGAAGAGCTTTATCAGGGGCTGATCGAGCGGAGCAAACAAATCCAGACATTGAAGGGGACCATGACGCTGGACGTTTCCGGAGGAGGTTCGCAAAGCGGCGTTCTCACCGAGTACCGCCAGACCAGCGGTTACCTGTTCGTGGAACGCCCTAAGAACATTCGCATCAAAGTCCTGGCGCCGCTGGTTTTGTCGACGATTGCCGATATCGTCGGGAATGGACGGGAGTACCGGGCCTCCATTCCTCTTAAGAATCAGTGGATCGAGGGCGACGTCAATGTGCACGTCAACTCGAAGAGCCCGATCGCCAACCTCCGGCCGCAACACTTTCTGGACGGACTCTTTGTCGACATCACGCCTTACGTTAATAAGCCATTCATAAAATACTCATTCAATGAGCAAACGGAGAACCGTCACAGCTACTACGTTTTTACCTTTACGGATTTTTCGGGCGACGGCGCTGAAGCGCACACGCTCGAAAAACTCTGGATCGACCGAAGCGTCGACATGGAAGTCTCACGAAAGCAGATATTCGGCGCTGACGGTAAGATCGAAACCGACGTCGAATACTCCAATTATGAGAAGGAAGGGGAGGTCCGTTTTCCGCAAACGGTCGTCATTATGCGGCCGGTTGAGGATTACACCCTGAAGCTGACGTTCCAGAAGACGACGGTCAACGACAAGCTGCCGGATAACACCTTCGACTTGCAGCGTCCCGAGGGCTCGGAAGTCGTTCAACTGGCACAGTAG
- a CDS encoding ABC transporter permease, whose amino-acid sequence MKKEMIFAGLTARPVRTTVTILAVALEVILILVIIGLTTGITDETAKRTEGVGAELLVQPSGAGVILALSENSMSIKLADKLREFQGVKAVAPVMIKFNTEGGIEVFYGIDSSFTQVTGGFHFHDGTIFKAPYEVVVDDLWAASKAAKVGDTVDMLNHPFKIAGIVEHGQGARVFMSMQDLSDRTGQTPKAGAFFVKLNDPAQIKTVKAEIEKVFENYTIRDVKDYETLMTSANIPGLGAFINAVVIIALCVGIMVIFLSMYTTITERTREIGILRSMGASKAFIVGMIFQETTVVCILGVVVGTIASSVITRVLSAIFPTLIIEITNEWRFNAAAFAILSGIIGSFYPSVKAAGQDPVEALAYE is encoded by the coding sequence ATGAAAAAAGAGATGATCTTCGCGGGACTTACCGCACGGCCGGTGCGGACAACGGTGACGATCCTGGCGGTCGCGCTCGAAGTGATCCTGATCCTCGTGATTATCGGTTTGACGACGGGAATCACCGACGAAACCGCCAAACGGACCGAAGGCGTCGGTGCGGAACTGCTCGTGCAGCCATCAGGCGCCGGCGTCATTCTTGCGTTATCGGAGAACTCGATGTCGATCAAGCTGGCCGATAAACTTCGAGAATTTCAGGGCGTCAAAGCGGTTGCACCCGTGATGATCAAGTTCAATACCGAGGGTGGCATTGAGGTCTTCTACGGTATCGACTCCAGTTTCACCCAGGTGACCGGCGGCTTTCACTTTCATGATGGGACCATTTTCAAAGCACCCTACGAAGTCGTCGTCGATGACCTCTGGGCGGCATCGAAGGCGGCGAAAGTCGGTGATACGGTGGACATGCTGAATCACCCATTCAAAATCGCTGGAATCGTAGAGCACGGCCAGGGGGCTCGCGTTTTCATGTCCATGCAGGATCTGAGCGATCGCACCGGTCAGACGCCGAAGGCCGGCGCGTTTTTCGTGAAATTAAATGACCCGGCCCAGATAAAGACGGTCAAGGCGGAGATTGAAAAGGTTTTTGAGAACTATACGATTCGTGACGTCAAGGACTATGAAACGCTGATGACGTCGGCCAATATTCCCGGTTTGGGCGCCTTTATCAACGCCGTTGTGATCATCGCCTTATGTGTCGGGATCATGGTCATTTTCCTGTCGATGTATACCACGATCACCGAACGGACCAGGGAGATCGGAATTCTAAGGTCCATGGGCGCGTCGAAAGCGTTTATTGTCGGTATGATCTTCCAGGAAACCACCGTCGTCTGCATTCTGGGGGTCGTGGTGGGAACGATAGCCAGCTCCGTGATTACTCGAGTACTTTCGGCCATCTTTCCCACATTGATCATCGAGATTACGAATGAGTGGCGGTTTAATGCCGCAGCCTTTGCCATTCTCAGCGGCATCATCGGTTCCTTCTATCCGTCCGTGAAAGCGGCCGGTCAGGACCCGGTTGAAGCGCTCGCTTACGAGTAG
- a CDS encoding VTT domain-containing protein: MNFEAISLWLRHALLPYGGFGLMALAMCDSSFFSLPEINDVLLMTFAINEPHSMVKFALLTILGSTIGCALLYSVGRKGGEKFLRKSFADERLAKAQGWYQRHGILAIIIPSLLPPPMPFKFFVLSAGTFGISWPRFITGVVIGRSIRYFSEGILAVMYGPAAIQFVQRNYGKLGLAAAAFTILSVVVFFALARRRVPSVEA, encoded by the coding sequence ATGAATTTTGAAGCAATATCACTCTGGCTCCGGCACGCGTTGCTGCCGTACGGAGGCTTTGGGCTCATGGCCCTGGCCATGTGCGACTCGTCGTTCTTCTCTCTGCCGGAAATCAACGACGTTCTATTGATGACGTTTGCCATCAACGAACCGCACAGCATGGTGAAGTTCGCGCTCCTGACCATCTTAGGGTCCACCATCGGCTGCGCGCTCTTGTACTCCGTGGGGCGAAAGGGCGGCGAAAAGTTTCTCAGAAAGAGCTTTGCCGACGAGCGCCTGGCAAAGGCGCAGGGGTGGTATCAACGCCATGGAATACTGGCTATCATTATTCCGTCGCTGTTGCCTCCGCCGATGCCATTCAAATTCTTTGTCTTGTCCGCGGGCACTTTTGGTATTTCGTGGCCCAGATTCATAACCGGCGTCGTGATTGGCCGCAGTATTCGATACTTTTCGGAAGGGATCCTGGCAGTGATGTACGGACCGGCCGCCATTCAGTTCGTCCAAAGAAATTACGGCAAACTTGGATTGGCTGCCGCCGCGTTCACCATTCTCAGCGTCGTTGTGTTCTTTGCACTTGCACGCCGCCGGGTCCCGAGCGTTGAAGCGTGA